The proteins below are encoded in one region of Scophthalmus maximus strain ysfricsl-2021 chromosome 4, ASM2237912v1, whole genome shotgun sequence:
- the LOC124849917 gene encoding high choriolytic enzyme 1-like — MTPTASLLLLLLLGLSQALPLQEEESEEEVPDDTVDITTRILTSNNGTDEILLEGDLLAPRTRNAMMCWSQSCLWRKGSNGLVVIPFTVSREFTSWEWQKIDSAMKSFHSRTCIRFAPRQNERDYISFENKAGCFSALGRVGGRQVLSLNRQGCIYHGIVQHEINHALGFQHEQTRSDRDNHVRINWENINPQMAYNFYKQSTNNLNTPYDYSSIMHYGKTAFSIQYGRDSITPIPDPNAQIGQRQGMSYWDIMRIHRLYGC; from the coding sequence ATGACTCCCACtgccagcctgctgctgctgctcctgctcggCCTCTCTCAGGCTCTTCCTCTCCAGGAGGAAGAAAGCGAGGAAGAGGTCCCTGACGACACCGTTGACATCACCACCAGGATTCTGACCTCCAACAACGGCACCGATGAGATCCTGCTGGAAGGAGACCTGCTGGCTCCCAGAACCAGAAACGCCATGATGTGCTGGTCCCAGAGCTGCCTGTGGAGGAAAGGCTCCAACGGCTTGGTCGTGATCCCCTTCACCGTGAGCAGAGAGTTCACCAGCTGGGAGTGGCAGAAGATTGACTCCGCCATGAAGTCCTTCCACAGCAGGACCTGCATTCGCTTCGCCCCCCGTCAGAACGAGCGCGACTACATCAGCTTTGAGAACAAAGCCGGATGTTTCTCCGCTCTGGGCAGAGTGGGAGGCAGACAGGTGCTCTCTCTCAACAGGCAGGGCTGCATCTACCACGGCATCGTCCAGCACGAGATCAACCACGCTCTGGGCTTCCAGCACGAGCAGACCAGGAGCGACCGCGACAACCATGTCAGGATCAACTGGGAGAACATCAACCCACAGATGGCCTACAACTTCTACAAGCAGTCCACCAACAACCTCAACACTCCCTACGACTACTCCTCCATCATGCACTATGGAAAAACTGCCTTCTCCATCCAGTACGGAAGAGACAGCATCACCCCCATCCCCGACCCCAACGC
- the LOC118302250 gene encoding high choriolytic enzyme 1-like, which yields MTPTASLLLLLLLGLSQSLPLQEEESEEEAPDDTVDITTRILTSNNGTDEILLEGDLLAPRTRNAMRCWSQSCLWRKGSNGLVVIPFTVSREFTSWERQKIDSAMKSFHSRTCIRFAPRQNERDYISFENKAGCFSALGRVGGRQVLSLNRQGCIYHGIVQHEINHALGFQHEQTRSDRDNHVRINWENINPQMAYNFYKQSTNNLNTPYDYSSIMHYGKTAFSIQYGRDSITPIPDPNAQIGQRQGMSYWDIMRIHRLYGC from the coding sequence ATGACTCCCACtgccagcctgctgctgctgctcctgctcggcctctctcagtctcttcctctccaggaGGAAGAAAGCGAGGAAGAGGCCCCTGACGACACCGTTGACATCACCACCAGGATTCTGACCTCCAACAACGGCACCGATGAGATCCTGCTGGAAGGAGACCTGCTGGCTCCCAGAACCAGAAACGCCATGAGGTGCTGGTCCCAGAGCTGCCTGTGGAGGAAAGGCTCCAACGGCTTGGTCGTGATCCCCTTCACCGTGAGCAGAGAGTTCACCAGCTGGGAGAGGCAGAAGATCGACTCCGCCATGAAGTCCTTCCACAGCAGGACCTGCATTCGCTTCGCCCCCCGTCAGAACGAGCGCGACTACATCAGCTTTGAGAACAAAGCCGGATGTTTCTCCGCTCTGGGCAGAGTGGGAGGCAGACAGGTGCTCTCTCTCAACAGGCAGGGCTGCATCTACCACGGCATCGTCCAGCACGAGATCAACCACGCTCTGGGCTTCCAGCACGAGCAGACCAGGAGCGACCGCGACAACCATGTCAGGATCAACTGGGAGAACATCAACCCACAGATGGCCTACAACTTCTACAAGCAGTCCACCAACAACCTCAACACTCCCTACGACTACTCCTCCATCATGCACTATGGAAAAACTGCCTTCTCCATCCAGTACGGAAGAGACAGCATCACCCCCATCCCCGACCCCAACGCCCAGATCGGCCAGAGGCAGGGCATGTCCTACTGGGACATCATGAGGATCCACAGGCTCTATGGCTGCTAA
- the LOC118302899 gene encoding high choriolytic enzyme 1-like: MTPTASLLLLLLLGLSQAHPLQEEESEEEVPDDTVDITTRILTSNNGTDEILLEGDLLAPRTRNAMRCWSQSCLWRKGSNGLVVIPFTVSREFTSWEWQKIDSAMKSFHSRTCIRFAPRQNERDYISFENKAGCFSALGRVGGRQVLSLNRQGCIYHGIVQHEINHALGFQHEQTRSDRDNHVRINWENINPQMAYNFYKQSTNNLNTPYDYSSIMHYGKTAFSIQYGRDSITPIPDPNAQIGQRQGMSYWDIMRIHRLYGC; this comes from the coding sequence ATGACTCCCACtgccagcctgctgctgctgctcctgctcggCCTCTCTCAGGCTCATCCTCTCCAGGAGGAAGAAAGCGAGGAAGAGGTCCCTGACGACACCGTTGACATCACCACCAGGATTCTGACCTCCAACAACGGCACCGATGAGATCCTGCTGGAAGGAGACCTTCTGGCTCCCAGAACCAGAAACGCCATGAGGTGCTGGTCCCAGAGCTGCCTGTGGAGGAAAGGCTCCAACGGCTTGGTCGTGATCCCCTTCACCGTGAGCAGAGAGTTCACCAGCTGGGAGTGGCAGAAGATCGACTCCGCCATGAAGTCCTTCCACAGCAGGACCTGCATTCGCTTCGCCCCCCGTCAGAACGAGCGCGACTACATCAGCTTTGAGAACAAAGCCGGATGTTTCTCCGCTCTGGGCAGAGTGGGAGGCAGACAGGTGCTCTCTCTCAACAGGCAGGGCTGCATCTACCACGGCATCGTCCAGCACGAGATCAACCACGCTCTGGGCTTCCAGCACGAGCAGACCAGGAGCGACCGCGACAACCATGTCAGGATCAACTGGGAGAACATCAACCCACAGATGGCCTACAACTTCTACAAGCAGTCCACCAACAACCTCAACACTCCCTACGACTACTCCTCCATCATGCACTATGGAAAAACTGCCTTCTCCATCCAGTACGGAAGAGACAGCATCACCCCCATCCCCGACCCCAACGCCCAGATCGGCCAGAGGCAGGGCATGTCCTACTGGGACATCATGAGGATCCACAGGCTCTATGGCTGCTAA
- the LOC118302254 gene encoding high choriolytic enzyme 1-like, with amino-acid sequence MTPTASLLLLLLLGLSQAHPLQEEESEEEAPDDTVDITTRILTSNNGTDEILLEGDLLAPRTRNAMMCWSQSCLWRKGSNGLVVIPFTVSREFTSWEWQKIDSAMKSFHSRTCIRFAPRQNERDYISIENKAGCFSALGRVGGRQVLSLNRQGCIYHGIVQHEINHALGFQHEQTRSDRDNHVRINWENINPQMAYNFYKQSTNNLNTPYDYSSIMHYGKTAFSIQYGRDSITPIPDPNAQIGQRQGMSYWDIMRIHRLYGC; translated from the coding sequence ATGACTCCCACtgccagcctgctgctgctgctcctgctcggCCTCTCTCAGGCTCATCCTCTCCAGGAGGAAGAAAGCGAGGAAGAGGCCCCTGACGACACCGTTGACATCACCACCAGGATTCTGACCTCCAACAACGGCACCGATGAGATCCTGCTGGAAGGAGACCTTCTGGCTCCCAGAACCAGAAACGCCATGATGTGCTGGTCCCAGAGCTGCCTGTGGAGGAAAGGCTCCAACGGCTTGGTCGTGATCCCCTTCACCGTGAGCAGAGAGTTCACCAGCTGGGAGTGGCAGAAGATCGACTCCGCCATGAAGTCCTTCCACAGCAGGACCTGCATTCGCTTCGCCCCCCGTCAGAACGAGCGCGACTACATCAGCATTGAGAACAAAGCCGGATGTTTCTCCGCTCTGGGCAGAGTGGGAGGCAGACAGGTGCTCTCTCTCAACAGGCAGGGCTGCATCTACCACGGCATCGTCCAGCACGAGATCAACCACGCTCTGGGCTTCCAGCACGAGCAGACCAGGAGCGACCGCGACAACCATGTCAGGATCAACTGGGAGAACATCAACCCACAGATGGCCTACAACTTCTACAAGCAGTCCACCAACAACCTCAACACTCCCTACGACTACTCCTCCATCATGCACTATGGAAAAACTGCCTTCTCCATCCAGTACGGAAGAGACAGCATCACCCCCATCCCCGACCCCAACGCCCAGATCGGCCAGAGGCAGGGCATGTCCTACTGGGACATCATGAGGATCCACAGGCTCTATGGCTGCTAA